The genomic region GCTAATCAACATGGCTAGAATCAACAGGTAAAACGAGTTAAAGAGCTGGATTCCAATTCCACCACCAGCTTCAAAGGAGCGGGCAGGCGAAGTCAGGAAGTGCCAGGAAAGGTGGGGCACGCCGCGGACCAGGATAAAGGCTAGCATGGCTACCAAAATAATGGCCACGGTTGCGGTGATAACATAGATGATTGCAGTCGCAATCTTATCACTTGTTTTTGCGTTCATTACTTCAATTCTCCCTTACGTCCAATCCAACGAATAATTAGGTTAAATACCAGCGACATCAGCAGCAAGATCATGGCCAGACTCCACAAAACATTGTTTTGTAGGGAGCCCATGACGGTGTTACCGATACCCATGGTTAGAATTGAGGTCAAGGTTGAAGCGGGGGTTGTCAGGCTAGTTGGCATCAAGGCCGCGTTTCCGATCACCATCTGAACCGCTAGCGCTTCACCAAAGGCACGGGCCATTCCAAAGACCACCGCCGTCAAAATACCTGGCGTAGCGGCCCGCAAGACCACCTTGGAAATCATTTGCCAGCGGGTTGCCCCGATGGCTAAGGCTGATTCACGGTAGTGACGGGGAACCGACCGCAATGTATCAACGGTCATTGAAGTAATCGTCGGTAAAATCATCACAAACAAGACAATCGTACCGGCTAAGATACCAAAACCAGATCCGCCAAAGATTGAACGCAGGAAGGGCACCACCACTGTCAGGCCAATGAAGCCATAAACAACGGAAGGAATGCCGACCAACAATTCAATCACCGGTTGCATCAAACGTGCACCGCGACGAGGC from Leuconostocaceae bacterium ESL0723 harbors:
- the pstC gene encoding phosphate ABC transporter permease subunit PstC, yielding MDRITTYLLRRSESTRKDNYGKAISIAALALIGIVVVLIFAFVFTKGIATFTTNKVNLWKFLTGTTWNPSVVDPKTKLPYVGALPMIAGSFLVTLLAAAVATPFAIGTAVFMTEIQPRRGARLMQPVIELLVGIPSVVYGFIGLTVVVPFLRSIFGGSGFGILAGTIVLFVMILPTITSMTVDTLRSVPRHYRESALAIGATRWQMISKVVLRAATPGILTAVVFGMARAFGEALAVQMVIGNAALMPTSLTTPASTLTSILTMGIGNTVMGSLQNNVLWSLAMILLLMSLVFNLIIRWIGRKGELK